A single Lactuca sativa cultivar Salinas chromosome 8, Lsat_Salinas_v11, whole genome shotgun sequence DNA region contains:
- the LOC111884216 gene encoding RING-H2 finger protein ATL46, with protein MRRIEALIKQDSFSPPATNSSVFLARNIMIIVVIIFVTCCLLHFLVRFLMNKIRLYSNFHHQSTRFHESSDVDAAVYQRQLQQLFKLHDSGLDQSSIDALPVFVYEELIGLKEPLHCAVCLCEFTKKDNLRLLPACSHAFHIHCIDTWLLSNSTCPLCRGNLFTPGFSVVNPVFDFDFDEEEEDDDHREGVSGNFNQAERVYPVILGKFKGMNRDKEDKQDEGQTSNGNLDERRCYSMGSYEYVVGNSDLQVTFCPIRGSNMRGIIGNSDLRNEGGDGKEIRNRGKGESFSVSKIWLWSKKGHLNFQDSLNPLSM; from the coding sequence ATGCGCCGGATTGAAGCCCTTATCAAACAGGACTCCTTTTCGCCTCCTGCCACCAATTCATCTGTGTTTCTTGCTAGAAACATTATGATTATTGTAGTAATTATTTTCGTAACTTGCTGTCTGCTACACTTTCTTGTGAGATTTCTCATGAACAAGATAAGATTATATTCAAATTTCCATCATCAATCCACAAGATTTCATGAAAGTAGCGATGTGGATGCTGCTGTTTATCAAAGACAATTGCAACAGCTCTTCAAATTGCATGATTCTGGATTGGATCAATCCTCCATTGATGCTCTCCCAGTGTTCGTTTACGAAGAATTAATCGGTTTAAAAGAGCCTCTTCATTGTGCTGTTTGCCTTTGTGAATTTACCAAAAAGGACAATCTTAGGCTACTTCCTGCATGCAGCCATGCTTTCCATATTCATTGCATAGACACTTGGTTACTCTCGAATTCAACTTGCCCGTTATGTAGAGGGAACCTTTTTACACCTGGGTTTTCTGTTGTAAATCCagtctttgactttgactttgacgaagaagaagaagacgacgACCACCGTGAAGGGGTTTCTGGTAATTTCAATCAGGCTGAAAGGGTATATCCGGTAATACTTGGGAAATTTAAAGGTATGAATCGTGATAAAGAAGATAAGCAAGATGAGGGACAAACTAGCAATGGGAATCTTGACGAAAGGAGGTGTTACTCGATGGGATCAtatgagtatgttgtgggaaacTCAGATTTACAAGTGACATTTTGTCCGATTAGGGGTAGTAATATGAGGGGTATTATTGGAAATAGTGATTTGAGAAATGAGGGTGGAGATGGAAAAGAAATTAGGAATCGGGGGAAAGGTGAGAGCTTTTCtgtttctaagatttggctttgGTCCAAGAAAGGTCATCTTAACTTTCAAGATTCGTTAAATCCGCTCTCAATGTAG